The following are from one region of the Actinoplanes sp. L3-i22 genome:
- a CDS encoding fibronectin type III domain-containing protein: MGTVLALAGGLGLTVLGLAKADEAVASFDAASWVWSRSKGEVSRVNGVTAKIDTRVDVGQARGHNLEVSQSDRFVILRDVNTGAIGSMDLTDLQTFWNQQLSPGIGVSVALHDNSAFVVDSVQGKVQQVDPASLQAIGQPVSFPPGISGGDFDGKGRLWIVAPTEGTVTAIAPVVAPKTGSPSGDPQLVRTEQVGGASHDFRLTTLDNGVAILDRTTNELFRVGDTPTTHTVLPLTGPGTLAPHTDGSTVAVTVPETRQVVGVDPQGNIKAKFTVPGGTSQLQPAVSWEGFYYAADADGGTVHVFDQAGQPQKPVTFKRPGGSLELEVRENYLFINAPGSPIAQVVDNQHGVRPVDKYADDVLGGDPPDVKTPPVTPPKKRKPNKPVVAKPGAPRNVRAAAGNAEARVTWQAAPDNGAPITKYVVTGNNQTFDVGADQRALTVTGLTNGETYTFQVHAVNAKGNGPDRASNPVKPTSEVPDPPGTPVAEAKTDGTVTVTWPAANGQGLAIDRYTVTAVSEGGSAPIGDAKEASLTIAAGQLEFGKQYAFTVVSINERGAGSKSSAVSNSVVPFTKPDKPENVKATTVGDKAGAIHVTWTAPAENGRTISKYVVKGGDKSVDVTAAEADLTGFGNGENVAVQVVAVNEGGESDPGTATARTLAPPTITLGAVATTFNTASLTPTVDAGGAGTADCSVSTSDGTPEGTCKGLKVTELMANTTYSFKVTAKNAAGTVTKTVNGKTDLLGGTATCINGSSGDQKTYCDADVDGRNGNEIFKVTRQVDSQQAGWVPNGRHLDAYCKATGEEVYAFVYNDNKRSTTWIQVNYAGKTYIPLAWFNLDGGDVNLKYLPSC, from the coding sequence ATGGGTACGGTGCTGGCGCTCGCCGGCGGTCTCGGCCTGACCGTGCTCGGTCTCGCGAAGGCGGACGAGGCGGTGGCCAGCTTCGACGCGGCCTCGTGGGTGTGGAGCCGGTCCAAGGGCGAGGTCTCCCGGGTCAACGGCGTGACGGCGAAGATCGACACCCGGGTCGACGTGGGTCAGGCCCGCGGGCACAACCTGGAGGTCAGCCAGAGCGACCGGTTCGTCATCCTGCGCGACGTCAACACCGGCGCGATCGGCTCGATGGACCTGACCGACCTGCAGACGTTCTGGAACCAGCAGTTGTCGCCGGGCATCGGCGTGAGTGTCGCCCTGCACGACAACTCGGCGTTCGTGGTGGATTCGGTGCAGGGCAAGGTGCAGCAGGTCGATCCGGCCAGCCTGCAGGCGATCGGCCAGCCGGTCAGCTTCCCGCCGGGCATCAGCGGCGGCGACTTCGACGGCAAGGGTCGCTTGTGGATCGTGGCGCCGACCGAGGGCACGGTCACCGCGATCGCGCCGGTGGTGGCGCCCAAGACCGGCAGCCCGTCCGGCGACCCGCAGCTGGTCCGCACCGAGCAGGTCGGCGGCGCCAGTCACGACTTCCGGCTGACCACTCTGGACAACGGGGTCGCGATCCTGGACCGGACGACGAACGAGTTGTTCCGGGTCGGTGACACCCCCACCACGCACACGGTCCTCCCGCTGACCGGGCCGGGCACGCTGGCGCCGCACACCGACGGCAGCACCGTCGCGGTCACCGTGCCGGAGACGCGCCAGGTCGTCGGCGTCGACCCGCAGGGCAACATCAAGGCGAAGTTCACCGTCCCCGGTGGCACGTCCCAGCTGCAGCCCGCGGTCTCGTGGGAGGGCTTCTACTACGCGGCGGACGCCGACGGCGGCACGGTGCACGTCTTCGACCAGGCCGGCCAGCCGCAGAAGCCGGTCACCTTCAAGCGTCCCGGCGGCTCGCTCGAGCTCGAGGTCCGGGAGAACTACCTGTTCATCAACGCGCCCGGCTCGCCGATCGCCCAGGTGGTCGACAACCAGCACGGCGTCCGCCCGGTCGACAAGTACGCGGACGACGTGCTCGGCGGTGACCCGCCGGACGTGAAGACGCCGCCGGTCACCCCGCCGAAGAAGCGCAAGCCGAACAAGCCGGTGGTCGCCAAGCCCGGCGCGCCGCGCAACGTGCGGGCCGCGGCCGGCAACGCCGAGGCCCGGGTCACCTGGCAGGCCGCGCCGGACAACGGCGCCCCGATCACGAAGTACGTGGTGACCGGCAACAACCAGACGTTCGACGTCGGGGCGGACCAGCGGGCGCTGACCGTGACCGGGCTGACCAACGGCGAGACGTACACGTTCCAGGTGCACGCGGTGAACGCCAAGGGCAACGGGCCGGACCGGGCGAGCAATCCGGTCAAGCCGACGTCCGAGGTGCCCGATCCGCCGGGTACACCGGTCGCCGAGGCGAAGACCGACGGTACGGTGACGGTGACCTGGCCGGCGGCGAACGGGCAGGGCCTGGCCATCGACCGGTACACGGTGACCGCGGTCAGCGAGGGCGGCAGCGCCCCGATCGGCGACGCGAAGGAGGCGTCGCTGACGATCGCGGCCGGTCAGCTCGAGTTCGGTAAGCAGTACGCGTTCACCGTCGTCTCGATCAACGAGCGCGGCGCCGGGTCGAAGTCGTCCGCGGTCAGCAACAGCGTCGTCCCGTTCACCAAGCCCGACAAGCCGGAGAACGTCAAGGCCACCACGGTCGGCGACAAGGCCGGCGCGATCCACGTGACCTGGACGGCGCCCGCCGAGAACGGCCGGACGATCAGCAAGTACGTGGTGAAGGGCGGCGACAAGTCGGTCGACGTCACCGCCGCCGAGGCCGACCTCACCGGCTTCGGCAACGGGGAGAACGTCGCCGTGCAGGTGGTCGCGGTGAACGAGGGTGGCGAGAGCGACCCCGGGACCGCGACGGCCCGGACCCTGGCCCCGCCCACCATTACTCTCGGAGCGGTCGCCACGACCTTCAACACGGCGAGCCTGACGCCCACCGTGGACGCCGGTGGCGCCGGCACCGCGGATTGCTCGGTGTCCACGTCGGACGGGACCCCGGAGGGGACCTGTAAGGGTCTGAAGGTCACCGAGCTGATGGCGAACACCACCTACAGCTTCAAGGTGACCGCGAAGAACGCGGCCGGCACGGTCACCAAGACCGTCAACGGGAAGACCGACCTGCTCGGCGGCACCGCGACCTGCATCAACGGCAGCAGCGGCGACCAGAAGACGTATTGCGACGCCGACGTCGACGGCCGCAACGGCAACGAGATCTTCAAGGTCACCCGGCAGGTCGACAGTCAGCAGGCGGGCTGGGTGCCCAACGGGCGGCACCTCGACGCCTACTGCAAGGCGACCGGCGAGGAGGTGTACGCGTTCGTCTACAACGACAACAAGCGCAGCACCACCTGGATCCAGGTCAACTACGCGGGGAAGACCTACATCCCGCTGGCGTGGTTCAACCTCGACGGCGGCGACGTCAACCTGAAGTACCTGCCGAGCTGCTGA
- a CDS encoding MoxR family ATPase, producing the protein MTPEPLPPSYVTGFAQVAQQLADRIGTVVLGKPEVVRLTLTALFAQGHVLLEDVPGVGKTTLARALAASVRGQWRRIQFTPDLLPSDVSGVTIFNQASRAFEFHPGPVFANIVIADEINRASPKTQSALLEVMEERRVTVDGVPHPVPQPFLVVATQNPVEMDGTYRLPEAQLDRFLVKLSVGYPDEEVEIEVLRGAAGRSPDTLEPVTDTGTIGEMVKMALQVHVADPLYAYAVRLAAATRNHPQVRVGVSPRGVIALTRAACAYALINGRGYVLPEDLKTLVEPVFAHRVLLSADAQLRGVTATEVLADAINSVAVPLPASA; encoded by the coding sequence GTGACTCCCGAGCCGCTGCCCCCGTCGTACGTCACCGGCTTCGCCCAGGTCGCCCAGCAGCTCGCCGACCGGATCGGCACGGTCGTGCTCGGCAAGCCGGAGGTGGTCCGGCTGACCCTGACCGCGCTCTTCGCCCAGGGCCACGTGCTGCTCGAGGACGTGCCCGGGGTCGGCAAGACCACCCTGGCCCGGGCGTTGGCGGCGTCGGTCCGCGGCCAGTGGCGGCGCATCCAGTTCACGCCGGACCTGCTGCCCTCGGACGTCTCCGGCGTCACGATCTTCAACCAGGCGAGCCGCGCGTTCGAGTTCCACCCCGGCCCGGTGTTCGCGAACATCGTGATCGCCGACGAGATCAACCGGGCGTCGCCGAAGACCCAGTCGGCGCTGCTCGAGGTGATGGAGGAGCGGCGGGTCACCGTCGACGGCGTGCCGCACCCGGTGCCGCAGCCGTTCCTGGTCGTCGCCACCCAGAACCCGGTCGAGATGGACGGGACGTACCGGCTGCCCGAGGCCCAGCTGGACCGCTTCCTGGTGAAGCTGTCGGTCGGGTACCCGGACGAGGAGGTCGAGATCGAGGTGCTGCGCGGCGCCGCGGGCCGCTCGCCGGACACCCTGGAGCCGGTCACCGACACCGGCACGATCGGCGAGATGGTCAAGATGGCGCTGCAGGTGCACGTCGCCGACCCGCTCTACGCGTACGCGGTGCGCCTCGCCGCCGCGACCCGCAACCACCCGCAGGTCCGGGTCGGGGTCAGCCCGCGTGGCGTGATCGCGCTGACCCGCGCGGCGTGTGCCTACGCGCTGATCAACGGCCGTGGCTACGTCCTCCCGGAGGACCTGAAGACCCTGGTCGAGCCGGTCTTCGCGCACCGCGTCCTGCTGTCCGCCGACGCCCAGCTGCGCGGCGTGACCGCGACCGAGGTGCTCGCCGACGCCATCAACTCGGTGGCGGTGCCGCTGCCGGCGAGCGCGTGA
- a CDS encoding DUF58 domain-containing protein has product MTARGLGLLVAAAGLLAAGFAYGYPDLALLGAVALVAAGCALVFAYWRPQLGVHRIAEPDRVARGEPARMRLTVSNTSRLRAASMIATDRCGGTSVPVPLLRLRPGMDTTVEYPVPTTRRGIVPIGPLRVTRGDPLGLVTLNRTYGEVAHVWVHPRIHLLRATPAGMARSLDGRTDKVPQGTITFDALREYVIGDELRRVHWRSSAKVGELMVREQLDTSEPTIVVLLDDRARAYPDPEAFESACEAAASIVAAAAREDLPVGLHLVSGVTTGPYLDVLTEAGLTEGDLDATLRRLRAQRLGDTLVFLTGPGGRGDLGTVSSLRGTYPVVLAALLGDRDGAPVAAGERLIVIEAVDGAEFAGAWDGVRGW; this is encoded by the coding sequence GTGACCGCTCGCGGCCTCGGCCTGCTGGTCGCGGCGGCGGGCCTGCTGGCGGCCGGCTTCGCGTACGGCTATCCGGATCTCGCCCTGCTCGGCGCGGTCGCGCTGGTCGCGGCCGGCTGCGCGTTGGTCTTCGCCTACTGGCGCCCGCAGCTGGGCGTGCACCGGATCGCCGAGCCGGACCGGGTGGCCCGCGGCGAGCCGGCCCGGATGCGGCTCACCGTCAGCAACACCAGCCGGCTCCGGGCGGCCAGCATGATCGCCACCGACCGGTGCGGCGGCACGTCGGTGCCGGTCCCGCTGCTGCGCCTGCGCCCCGGCATGGACACCACGGTGGAGTACCCGGTGCCCACCACCCGTCGCGGCATCGTGCCGATCGGCCCGCTGCGGGTCACCCGCGGCGACCCGCTCGGCCTGGTCACCCTGAACCGGACGTACGGCGAGGTCGCCCACGTCTGGGTCCACCCCCGCATCCACCTGCTGCGCGCCACGCCGGCCGGGATGGCGCGCAGCCTCGACGGCCGCACCGACAAGGTCCCGCAGGGCACGATCACGTTCGACGCGCTGCGCGAGTACGTGATCGGCGACGAACTGCGGCGCGTGCACTGGCGCAGCTCGGCGAAGGTCGGCGAGCTGATGGTCCGCGAGCAGCTGGACACCTCCGAGCCGACGATCGTGGTGCTGCTCGACGACCGGGCGCGGGCCTACCCGGACCCGGAGGCGTTCGAGTCGGCGTGCGAGGCGGCCGCGTCGATCGTCGCCGCCGCGGCCCGCGAGGACCTGCCGGTCGGGCTGCACCTGGTCTCGGGCGTGACGACCGGGCCGTACCTGGACGTGCTCACCGAGGCCGGGCTGACCGAGGGGGACCTGGACGCGACGCTGCGGCGGCTGCGGGCGCAGCGGCTCGGCGACACCCTGGTGTTCCTGACCGGCCCGGGCGGGCGCGGTGACCTGGGCACGGTCAGCTCGCTGCGCGGGACGTACCCGGTGGTGCTCGCTGCCCTGCTCGGCGACCGCGACGGCGCCCCGGTCGCGGCCGGCGAACGGCTGATCGTGATCGAGGCCGTCGACGGCGCCGAGTTCGCCGGCGCGTGGGACGGGGTGCGCGGATGGTGA
- a CDS encoding DUF3488 and transglutaminase-like domain-containing protein yields MVSRLRAVVVPAALIGMLALSGLALGRIYADGLLFQLVAGAAIGSVGAGLATRRLPSWSAAPVSTVLLIAYVGIGLEIAARHASVTTAFPAMVRDALVNGIPRLLTAMIPVESTPDTVVVPVIATWLAGLAAVEVGVRARRVLLGSLTPVLLYAGALYVVGPNEGAAAGVTLGFAALVIIALAVSVPRAAPGGDGPGPATPGRNRALVGSAAGLVAVLGLAAVVGPWISGQVVAAPVDPRQYVEPPQVDSLDESPLNRISGWLLAPRQQLFAYRPETPPDGRSKTVKIRLAVLSDYDGVTWKVGGLYRNAGRVLPDQPSLAGAAISDVRQQIVIAGLTGRLLPGMATPTAVSGARVAYDAGTGTLIRPEGLTSGLTYTVTSRVQTPDLNMLPGAQSPSGDAVVRYLTVGAGAPETVQRLAEHLADGNGGSYDRALAIQEWLAEHYRETADAPSGHAYPNLAFFLFGPRGQGGQEGTSEQFAASFALLARLTGLPSRVVVGFDAPAAGGDVLGGNAVAWPEVLFDGLGWVAFDPTPTTDDPTPVEQDFQPKPTTPPTTAPQNSTPAETPSSVAPLAAAAGDNGGGVSAGVVAGGTTGVLLVLLVVVAFVVAHLRRGLRRRRLYDGGPDQRITGAWLEFTDALRLAGQPVPEHLSATEMALYAAEPPAPRRSGLLRRAIPGQFAPAARSLSTSADSVGPIAVLEAGEAKSGAGAAGAEKMAAGVAGVAGVAGVAGVAGVAGVAGVAGVAGVAGVAGVAGVAGVAEGAGEHAAAPLPPLDQLVDALNTVGFAPGAADAGQADRAGAQALAYTAALRERRSRWRRIWWNVHPGPLRWHR; encoded by the coding sequence ATGGTGAGCCGGCTGCGTGCGGTCGTCGTCCCGGCCGCGCTGATCGGGATGCTCGCGCTGTCCGGCCTGGCGCTGGGCCGGATCTACGCCGACGGCCTGCTGTTCCAACTGGTCGCGGGCGCCGCGATCGGCTCGGTCGGCGCGGGGCTCGCGACCCGGCGGTTGCCGTCCTGGAGCGCGGCCCCGGTCTCCACGGTGCTGCTGATCGCGTACGTCGGAATCGGTCTTGAAATTGCCGCCAGGCACGCCTCGGTGACCACGGCGTTTCCCGCCATGGTCCGGGATGCGCTGGTCAACGGCATTCCGCGGCTGCTCACCGCGATGATCCCGGTGGAGTCCACACCGGACACCGTGGTCGTGCCGGTGATCGCGACCTGGCTGGCCGGGCTGGCCGCGGTCGAGGTCGGCGTGCGCGCCCGGCGGGTGCTGCTCGGCTCGCTGACGCCGGTGCTGCTCTACGCGGGCGCGCTGTACGTGGTCGGGCCGAACGAGGGCGCCGCCGCCGGGGTGACGCTCGGATTCGCCGCGCTGGTGATCATCGCGCTCGCCGTCTCGGTGCCACGAGCCGCGCCGGGTGGCGATGGTCCGGGTCCGGCGACACCTGGGCGGAATCGGGCACTGGTCGGCAGTGCCGCCGGCCTGGTCGCGGTGCTCGGACTGGCCGCCGTGGTCGGGCCGTGGATCAGTGGCCAGGTCGTCGCGGCGCCGGTCGACCCGCGGCAGTACGTCGAGCCTCCGCAGGTCGACAGCCTCGACGAGAGCCCGCTCAACCGGATCTCCGGCTGGCTGCTCGCGCCCCGGCAGCAGCTCTTCGCCTACCGGCCGGAGACACCGCCCGACGGCCGGTCGAAAACGGTCAAGATCCGGCTCGCGGTGCTCTCCGACTACGACGGGGTGACCTGGAAGGTCGGCGGCCTCTACCGCAACGCCGGCCGGGTGCTCCCGGACCAGCCTTCGCTTGCGGGGGCGGCGATTTCCGACGTACGGCAACAGATCGTGATCGCCGGGCTGACCGGTCGCCTGCTGCCGGGCATGGCGACCCCGACCGCGGTGTCCGGGGCGCGCGTGGCCTACGACGCGGGCACCGGCACCCTGATCCGTCCCGAGGGTCTGACCAGCGGATTGACGTACACGGTCACGTCCCGCGTGCAGACCCCGGACCTGAACATGCTGCCCGGCGCGCAGTCCCCGTCCGGCGACGCGGTGGTGCGTTATCTGACCGTCGGCGCCGGCGCGCCCGAGACCGTGCAGCGGCTCGCCGAGCACCTCGCGGACGGTAACGGCGGGTCGTATGATCGGGCGCTCGCGATCCAGGAGTGGCTCGCCGAGCACTACCGGGAGACCGCGGACGCGCCGAGCGGGCACGCGTACCCGAATCTCGCCTTCTTCCTCTTCGGACCGCGCGGCCAGGGTGGGCAGGAGGGCACGTCCGAGCAGTTCGCGGCGTCGTTCGCGCTGCTCGCCCGGCTGACCGGGCTGCCCAGCCGGGTGGTGGTCGGGTTCGACGCGCCGGCCGCCGGTGGGGACGTCCTCGGCGGGAACGCGGTGGCCTGGCCCGAGGTGCTCTTCGACGGTCTGGGCTGGGTGGCGTTCGATCCGACGCCGACCACCGACGACCCGACGCCGGTCGAGCAGGACTTTCAGCCGAAGCCGACCACGCCGCCGACGACCGCGCCGCAGAACAGCACGCCGGCGGAGACGCCCTCGTCGGTGGCGCCGCTCGCCGCCGCGGCCGGGGACAACGGGGGCGGGGTGTCGGCGGGCGTGGTGGCCGGTGGGACGACCGGGGTGCTGCTGGTCCTGCTGGTGGTGGTGGCTTTTGTGGTGGCGCATCTGCGGCGCGGATTGCGACGGCGGCGACTGTACGACGGTGGGCCCGATCAGCGGATCACCGGTGCGTGGCTGGAGTTCACCGACGCGTTGCGGCTGGCCGGGCAGCCGGTGCCGGAGCATCTGTCGGCGACCGAGATGGCGTTGTACGCGGCGGAGCCGCCCGCGCCGCGCCGCAGCGGGTTGTTGCGCCGGGCGATTCCGGGGCAATTCGCACCGGCCGCGCGCTCGCTCTCGACCAGTGCCGATTCGGTGGGCCCGATCGCGGTACTCGAAGCGGGCGAGGCGAAAAGCGGAGCGGGCGCGGCAGGCGCAGAGAAAATGGCGGCGGGCGTGGCGGGCGTGGCGGGCGTGGCGGGCGTGGCGGGCGTGGCGGGCGTGGCGGGCGTGGCGGGCGTGGCGGGCGTGGCGGGCGTGGCGGGCGTGGCGGGCGTGGCGGGCGTGGCGGGCGTGGCGGAAGGCGCGGGCGAACACGCCGCGGCGCCGTTGCCGCCGCTCGACCAGCTGGTTGACGCGCTCAACACCGTCGGGTTCGCGCCGGGTGCGGCCGATGCCGGCCAGGCCGACCGGGCCGGGGCGCAGGCCCTCGCCTACACCGCGGCGCTGCGCGAACGGCGCTCCCGATGGCGCCGGATCTGGTGGAACGTCCACCCCGGACCGCTGCGATGGCACCGCTGA
- a CDS encoding alpha/beta hydrolase — MDFLKPFVLPVEARTPERHEFLDLYLPDDLAAPRPAILVVPGGPLPAEVRPIQTDWPVFQGYARLAAARGAIGAVVDHRLYSPAEYATGAANVEAALETLRSDPRVDENRLALWFYSGSGLFAADWFREPPSWLRVVAMSYPVLAPLPGWPADPRFDPITAVADAGDLPIVLTRVGQENPAFAGAVEAFVAAAAKANLEIVDLPDGHHSFDMKDDNDTSRAAIERAIGLVLSHLA, encoded by the coding sequence ATGGACTTCCTGAAGCCCTTTGTTCTTCCCGTCGAGGCCCGCACGCCCGAGCGGCACGAGTTCCTGGATCTGTACCTGCCCGACGACCTCGCCGCGCCGCGGCCGGCGATCCTCGTCGTGCCGGGCGGGCCGCTTCCCGCCGAGGTGCGGCCCATCCAGACCGATTGGCCGGTCTTCCAGGGGTACGCCCGGCTCGCCGCCGCCCGTGGAGCGATCGGCGCCGTCGTCGATCACCGTCTCTACAGCCCCGCGGAGTACGCGACCGGCGCCGCCAACGTCGAAGCGGCGCTGGAGACCCTGCGCAGTGACCCGCGGGTGGACGAGAACCGGCTGGCGCTCTGGTTCTACTCCGGGTCCGGGCTGTTCGCGGCCGACTGGTTCCGGGAACCGCCGTCCTGGCTGCGGGTGGTGGCGATGAGCTATCCGGTGCTGGCGCCGCTCCCGGGGTGGCCGGCGGATCCGCGGTTCGACCCGATCACGGCCGTCGCCGACGCCGGGGACCTGCCGATCGTGCTGACCCGGGTCGGGCAGGAGAACCCGGCGTTCGCCGGGGCGGTGGAGGCCTTCGTGGCGGCCGCGGCCAAGGCGAACCTGGAGATCGTGGACCTGCCGGACGGGCATCACTCGTTCGACATGAAGGACGACAACGACACGTCCCGGGCCGCGATCGAGCGGGCTATCGGGCTGGTGCTGTCGCACCTGGCCTGA
- a CDS encoding GAF domain-containing protein, with amino-acid sequence MEQERLRALHEYRLRDTPPDDELRALLRVAASIAGVASASLNLLDEHRQYQLIRIGGAPVECAREDSMCGVRFTEETFVHVPDARADPRYRRNPWVTGELGRLRFYASAPLITPRGHALGTLCVFDEEPHELAAAQRAQLTDLAGIVIAFFERRRQAWLTAELAEAATVKQQWSDTLVDTIDAAVIACDARYRVTLWNRAAREWHGRDGDGDRTSPGIARRFGLFEPDGVTPIPDEDLPLQVALRDGVVLTGREMVIRRPVGDPVNVLVNASPLRGPDGERVGAVLAQSDVTADRLRRRAIEEARERLAVANAELERSNADLTNFAAAVSHDLIAPLAAVGGYLELLAEEGFAAAAAGSAEVIRMRDLIDGLLTDALTRRSSGSAVGRR; translated from the coding sequence GTGGAGCAGGAGCGTCTGCGGGCGCTGCACGAGTACCGGCTGCGGGACACCCCGCCGGACGACGAGTTGCGTGCCCTGCTCCGGGTCGCGGCGTCGATTGCCGGGGTGGCGTCGGCCAGTCTCAACCTGCTCGACGAGCACCGGCAGTACCAGCTGATCCGGATCGGCGGCGCCCCGGTCGAGTGTGCCCGCGAGGACTCGATGTGCGGCGTGCGGTTCACCGAGGAGACGTTCGTGCACGTGCCGGACGCCCGCGCCGACCCCCGCTACCGGCGCAATCCCTGGGTCACCGGCGAGCTGGGCCGGCTCCGCTTCTACGCCTCGGCGCCGCTGATCACGCCGCGGGGGCACGCGCTCGGCACGCTCTGCGTCTTCGACGAGGAGCCGCACGAGCTGGCCGCCGCCCAGCGGGCCCAGCTCACCGACCTGGCCGGGATCGTGATCGCGTTCTTCGAGCGGCGCCGGCAGGCCTGGCTCACCGCCGAGCTGGCCGAGGCCGCGACCGTGAAGCAGCAGTGGAGCGACACGCTGGTCGACACGATCGACGCCGCGGTGATCGCCTGCGACGCCCGGTACCGGGTGACGTTGTGGAACCGGGCGGCCCGGGAGTGGCACGGGCGCGACGGTGACGGCGACCGGACGTCGCCCGGCATCGCCCGCCGGTTCGGGCTGTTCGAGCCGGACGGCGTCACCCCGATCCCCGACGAGGACCTGCCGCTGCAGGTGGCGCTCCGCGACGGCGTGGTGCTCACCGGCCGGGAGATGGTGATCCGCCGCCCGGTCGGTGACCCGGTGAACGTGCTGGTCAATGCGAGTCCGCTGCGCGGTCCGGACGGCGAGCGGGTGGGCGCGGTCCTGGCCCAGTCCGACGTGACCGCGGACCGCCTGCGCCGCCGGGCGATCGAGGAGGCCCGGGAGCGGCTCGCCGTGGCGAACGCCGAGCTGGAGCGCTCGAACGCGGACCTGACGAACTTCGCCGCCGCGGTCAGCCACGACCTGATCGCCCCGCTCGCCGCGGTCGGCGGCTATCTGGAGCTGCTGGCCGAGGAGGGCTTCGCGGCGGCGGCGGCCGGCTCGGCGGAGGTGATCCGGATGCGTGACCTGATCGACGGGCTCCTGACGGACGCGCTCACCAGGCGTTCTTCAGGATCGGCCGTGGGCCGCCGATAG
- a CDS encoding ATP-binding protein: MNSVAQLVDQREVRRLAALHEYRLLDSPAGDELEAVVRVAATVAGVPTATLNLIDENRQCQLTTVGFAGGVSARSDSMCAIRFLTGEFTYVPDASADPTFRANPWVTGTLANVRFYASAPLITPDGYALGSLCVFHDRPGTLNDDQIDRLKDLAQVIVALFERRRQARINAELAAISEARQRWTDTLLETIDVAVVACDRSGHLTLFNRTAREWHGLDADPSIDPRDYSDRYALFETDDETPLTPDRIPLMRALHEGSVTNAEIIIRRRSGEPMHVTASGRALISPDGTPLGAVIAMNDVTTDRAQQRVIETARRELATANEDLRRSNADLTNFAGAVSHDLVAPLGAVGGYLELLEDVVDGQPRGWVDAASRAVTRMRDLIGSLLRYAQAGSAPIRRVMAGLGDIFDNAVADLHAEITAAGASVTAPDPLPEVSCDPVLARQLLQNLIANAIKYRHPDRIPHVEVTAARDDKGWAITVTDNGVGIPPEQRDRVFDMFIRVEGTSAAGHGIGLSSCMRIVDRHGGTIRVAENPAGGTRVIFTLPDQNP; the protein is encoded by the coding sequence GTGAACTCGGTCGCGCAGCTGGTGGACCAGCGGGAGGTGCGGCGCCTCGCCGCGCTGCACGAGTACCGGCTCCTCGACTCGCCGGCCGGCGACGAGCTGGAGGCCGTGGTCCGGGTCGCGGCGACGGTGGCCGGCGTGCCGACCGCCACGCTGAACCTGATCGACGAGAACCGGCAGTGTCAGCTGACCACGGTCGGTTTCGCCGGCGGCGTCTCGGCGCGCTCCGACTCGATGTGCGCGATCCGGTTCCTGACCGGCGAGTTCACCTATGTCCCGGACGCCAGCGCCGACCCGACCTTCCGGGCCAATCCGTGGGTCACCGGCACCCTCGCGAACGTGCGCTTCTACGCCTCGGCGCCGCTGATCACCCCGGACGGCTACGCCCTCGGCTCGCTCTGCGTCTTCCACGACCGGCCCGGGACGCTGAACGACGATCAGATCGACCGGCTCAAGGATCTCGCGCAGGTGATCGTGGCGCTCTTCGAGCGACGCCGCCAGGCCCGGATCAACGCGGAACTGGCCGCGATCTCCGAGGCCCGGCAGCGGTGGACCGACACGCTGCTGGAGACGATCGACGTGGCCGTGGTCGCCTGCGACCGGAGCGGCCATCTCACCCTGTTCAACCGGACCGCGCGGGAGTGGCACGGCCTGGACGCCGACCCGAGCATCGACCCGCGGGACTACTCGGACCGCTACGCGCTGTTCGAGACCGACGACGAGACCCCGCTGACGCCCGACCGGATCCCGCTGATGCGCGCGCTGCACGAGGGCTCGGTCACCAACGCGGAGATCATCATCCGGCGACGCAGCGGCGAGCCGATGCACGTCACCGCCAGCGGCCGGGCGCTGATCTCGCCGGACGGCACCCCGCTCGGAGCGGTCATCGCGATGAACGACGTGACCACCGACCGGGCCCAGCAGCGGGTGATCGAAACCGCCCGCCGCGAGCTGGCCACCGCGAACGAGGACCTGCGCCGCTCGAACGCCGACCTGACCAACTTCGCCGGCGCGGTCAGCCACGACCTGGTCGCCCCGCTCGGCGCGGTCGGCGGTTACCTGGAGCTGCTCGAGGACGTCGTCGACGGCCAGCCCCGGGGCTGGGTCGACGCCGCCTCCCGCGCGGTCACCCGGATGCGCGACCTGATCGGTTCGCTGCTCCGATATGCCCAGGCCGGCAGCGCCCCGATCCGCCGGGTCATGGCCGGCCTCGGCGACATCTTCGACAACGCGGTCGCCGACCTGCACGCCGAGATCACCGCCGCGGGCGCCTCGGTGACCGCGCCGGATCCGCTGCCGGAGGTCTCCTGCGACCCGGTGCTGGCCCGCCAGCTCCTCCAGAACCTGATCGCCAACGCGATCAAATACCGACATCCGGACCGTATTCCGCACGTCGAGGTAACCGCTGCCCGGGACGACAAGGGCTGGGCGATAACGGTCACCGACAACGGCGTGGGCATCCCGCCGGAACAACGCGACCGGGTCTTCGACATGTTCATCCGCGTCGAGGGCACGTCCGCCGCCGGCCACGGCATCGGCCTGTCCAGCTGCATGCGCATCGTCGACCGCCACGGCGGCACCATCCGCGTCGCCGAAAACCCGGCCGGCGGCACCCGCGTCATCTTCACCCTCCCCGACCAAAACCCATAA